Proteins co-encoded in one Ananas comosus cultivar F153 linkage group 15, ASM154086v1, whole genome shotgun sequence genomic window:
- the LOC109721680 gene encoding vicilin-like seed storage protein At2g18540, with the protein MVAKKALLGAAVVLLLWAFCSAAAAGGEKRFASRFRPLVTKESRTRVVETESGTITAVDVRDGCAGAYHLQFITLEPSSLFLPVLLHSDMVFYVHTGRGRVSYLQEDYKHGTQSIDVKHGDVYRLEQGSVFYVESNPSPTREKLRIHAVFNAMNIENTAEPFFGAYSNICDLVRGFDEQVLEMGFGVSKEVIQGIISAERPPSIVPYSQNETEKPSWKEGIIEALLGVRGPRDLPNKKKTKTFNFFSGKPDVENCYGWSTAVTNKGLKALKGSNLGAFMVNLTTGAMMGPHWNPKATEIAIVIHGHGMVQVVCPSNPSGQSNKSCECKNTAFRVKEGDVFIVPRFHPMTQISFNNDSFVFVGFSTNVGQNHPQFLAGKRSALQVINKEILAMSFNAPNSTLVEELLASQRESIILSCTSCAEDLAKRTESEEAREREEEEARKRKEEEARKREEEEARKREEEEARRREEEEARKREEEEARRREEEAARRREEEEEAKRREEEEAKRREEEEARRREEEEAARRREEEEEEARGREEGQSEREREGEEEPRRRRREEEEGGGGEAPWEEGGEGEVVRRSKVAAKKLYKG; encoded by the exons ATGGTGGCGAAGAAAGCGCTTCTTGGGGCCGCAGTGGTGCTGCTGCTGTGGGCGTTCTGCTCCGCTGCTGCTGCCGGTGGGGAAAAGCGCTTCGCCTCGAGATTCCGGCCGCTTGTGACGAAGGAGAGCAGGACGAGGGTGGTGGAGACGGAGTCCGGGACGATCACTGCCGTCGATGTGCGTGATGGCTGCGCGGGAGCTTACCATCTCCAGTTCATCACCTTGGAGCCCAGCTCACTCTTCCTCCCTGTGCTTCTGCACAGCGACATGGTGTTCTACGTCCACACAG GGCGAGGGAGGGTGAGTTATTTACAAGAAGATTACAAACATGGCACCCAATCCATTGACGTGAAGCACGGCGATGTTTATAGGCTCGAGCAGGGAAGTGTTTTCTATGTGGAAAGCAACCCTTCTCCGACAAGGGAGAAGCTGAGGATCCATGCCGTTTTTAACGCCATGAACATCGAAAACACTGCG GAGCCATTTTTTGGAGCTTACTCAAATATATGTGACTTAGTTCGAGGCTTTGATGAACAAGTCTTGGAGATGGGTTTTGGG GTTTCGAAAGAAGTCATACAGGGCATCATATCGGCCGAGAGGCCTCCTTCTATTGTTCCCTACAGTCAGAATGAGACGGAGAAGCCGAGTTGGAAGGAAGGGATAATTGAAGCTCTCCTCGGAGTTAGAGGTCCGAGAGATCTCCCGAACAAGAAGAAAACCAAGACATTCAACTTCTTTTCTGGCAAGCCGGACGTCGAGAACTGTTACGGATGGAGCACTGCCGTGACCAATAAAGGCCTTAAAGCTTTGAAGGGCTCAAACCTTGGCGCATTCATGGTGAACCTAACAACG GGTGCTATGATGGGGCCTCATTGGAATCCTAAGGCGACGGAGATTGCTATAGTGATCCACGGGCACGGAATGGTGCAAGTTGTTTGCCCTTCAAACCCATCTGGTCAGAGTAACAAGTCTTGCGAGTGTAAGAACACAGCCTTTAGGGTGAAAGAAGGGGATGTGTTCATTGTGCCGAGGTTCCATCCCATGACTCAGATATCCTTCAACAATGATTCATTCGTCTTCGTGGGTTTCAGCACCAACGTAGGGCAGAACCATCCGCAGTTCTTGGCGGGGAAGAGGTCGGCTCTTCAAGTCATCAACAAGGAGATCTTGGCAATGTCGTTCAATGCTCCGAATTCGACCTTAGTCGAGGAGCTACTGGCTTCTCAGCGTGAGTCCATCATTTTGAGTTGTACGTCGTGCGCGGAGGATTTGGCGAAGCGAACGGAATCGGAGGaggcgagggagagggaggaagaggaggctAGGAAGCGCAAGGAAGAGGAGGCGAGGAAgcgagaggaagaggaggcgaGGAAGCGCGAGGAAGAGGAGGCTaggaggagagaggaagaggaggcgaGGAAGCGCGAGGAAGAGGAGGCTAggaggagagaggaagaagCAGCTCGACgaagagaggaggaagaggaggcaaagaggagggaggaagaggaggcgaaGAGgcgggaggaggaagaagcacGGCGgagggaggaagaggaggcggcgaggaggagagaggaggaagaggaggaggcgcGAGGAAGGGAAGAGGGGCaaagtgagagggagagagagggcgaaGAAGAACCTCGTCGACGGAGgcgagaggaagaggaaggaggaggtggagaagcTCCATgggaggagggaggggagggggaagTGGTGAGACGCAGCAAAGTTGCAGCAAAGAAACTGTACAAGGGTTGA